A part of Caviibacter abscessus genomic DNA contains:
- a CDS encoding metal ABC transporter solute-binding protein, Zn/Mn family: MKKYIYILVLMIFSNLSFSKLSVGITLIPYYSYVANIVGDKMNVVPIIPENMDVHSYRPIAKDVKKLANVDILVVNGIGHDEFINPMINIVQKQGKKIKVINANARTTTMIAAGQKKAGLKNPHTFISITQAIQQIGYIASKLGEIDPANKAFYIKNARAYDKKLRELKREALEKVKGKVHNVKIATTHAGYDYLLAEFGLTVSSVVEPAHGQNPSAGDLKVIIDKIKNNNISILFDEDTGNHRNAQIIQNETGIKIAYLSHATKGKYTKDAFEKFMKQNLESVANSIK; this comes from the coding sequence ATGAAAAAGTATATATACATTCTGGTTTTAATGATTTTTAGCAATTTAAGTTTTTCAAAATTATCAGTAGGAATTACTTTAATACCGTACTATTCATATGTTGCTAATATAGTTGGCGATAAAATGAATGTAGTTCCGATAATACCTGAAAATATGGATGTTCATTCTTATAGACCTATAGCAAAAGATGTAAAAAAATTAGCAAATGTTGATATTTTAGTAGTAAATGGTATAGGACATGATGAGTTTATAAATCCTATGATTAACATAGTACAAAAACAAGGGAAAAAAATTAAAGTTATTAATGCAAATGCAAGAACAACAACTATGATTGCTGCTGGTCAAAAAAAAGCAGGGCTTAAAAATCCACATACATTTATATCAATCACACAAGCAATACAACAAATAGGTTATATTGCATCAAAATTAGGAGAAATTGATCCTGCAAATAAGGCGTTTTATATCAAAAATGCAAGAGCTTATGATAAAAAATTAAGAGAATTAAAAAGAGAAGCACTTGAAAAAGTTAAAGGTAAAGTTCATAATGTTAAAATAGCAACAACACATGCAGGTTATGATTATTTATTGGCTGAATTTGGACTAACAGTATCATCTGTTGTAGAACCTGCACATGGTCAAAATCCTTCAGCTGGAGATTTAAAAGTTATAATAGACAAAATTAAAAATAACAATATAAGTATATTGTTTGATGAAGATACAGGAAATCATAGAAATGCACAAATAATACAAAATGAAACAGGTATAAAAATAGCTTACTTATCTCATGCTACAAAAGGAAAATATACTAAAGATGCTTTTGAAAAATTTATGAAACAAAATTTAGAAAGTGTTGCTAATTCAATAAAATAA
- a CDS encoding Na/Pi cotransporter family protein, with protein MIYRQILFQFLGGLGLFLFSIKYMGDGLQLSAGEKLRYILDKYTTNPFLGVLTGIFVTILIQSSSGTTVITVGLVGAGLLTLRQAIGIIMGANIGTTLTTFIIGFNLSKYALPIIFIGAALLFFTKKQFLNNMGRILYGFGGIFYALSLMAAAMSPLKSEPWFTDLMLKLGNNSILGVFIGTVLTMLIQASSATISILQNLYADNLITLKATLPVLFGDNIGTTITAILACIGASTASKRVALTHVLFNIIGTIIFLIFLAPFTKFTMLIQTFFSLPPKMTIAFAHGFFNVANTIIQFPFIAGLAYIVTKIFPITEEEITYKPEYLDALLIHKAPSVALGQSKKEIGVMLTKANRNFDLASEFFQTRQEKLSSKIERKEEELNQLDQEITKYITQIFREHLSVKEGEIGSALLDITRDIERIGDHAFGIVKDVNYQIKKSLIFSDYAKSEVLVLSKITKEMLSLTYEALIENDKIKAIEALDYHNRIYEYEKKVRKKHISRMNEGECQITAGLYYVDTISHFTRICDHARNIVEKVINDQL; from the coding sequence ATGATCTATAGGCAAATTCTTTTCCAATTTTTAGGTGGTTTAGGATTATTCTTATTTAGTATTAAATACATGGGTGATGGGCTACAACTTTCTGCTGGAGAAAAATTAAGATACATTTTAGATAAATATACAACTAACCCATTTTTAGGAGTTCTTACAGGTATATTCGTAACAATTCTTATACAATCAAGTTCTGGAACAACTGTAATAACTGTAGGCCTAGTAGGAGCCGGTTTACTAACATTAAGACAAGCAATTGGTATAATAATGGGTGCTAATATAGGTACTACTCTTACAACATTTATTATAGGTTTTAATTTATCAAAATATGCTCTTCCAATAATTTTTATAGGGGCAGCTTTATTATTCTTTACCAAAAAACAATTTTTAAATAATATGGGAAGAATATTATATGGATTTGGTGGAATTTTCTACGCATTAAGCCTTATGGCTGCTGCAATGTCTCCGCTTAAATCTGAACCTTGGTTTACTGATTTAATGTTAAAACTTGGAAACAACTCTATTTTAGGAGTATTTATAGGTACTGTTCTTACGATGTTAATTCAAGCTTCTTCTGCAACAATAAGTATACTTCAAAATTTATACGCAGATAACCTTATAACATTAAAAGCAACACTTCCGGTTTTATTCGGAGACAATATAGGAACTACCATAACAGCAATCCTTGCTTGTATTGGAGCTTCAACTGCTTCAAAAAGAGTAGCTTTAACACATGTGCTATTTAATATTATAGGAACAATAATATTTTTAATTTTCCTAGCACCGTTTACTAAATTTACGATGTTAATTCAAACGTTTTTCAGTTTGCCACCAAAAATGACAATAGCTTTTGCTCACGGATTCTTTAATGTTGCAAATACAATTATACAGTTTCCATTTATAGCAGGACTTGCATATATAGTTACTAAGATATTCCCAATAACTGAAGAAGAAATCACATATAAGCCTGAATATCTTGATGCTTTATTAATACATAAAGCTCCTTCGGTTGCATTAGGACAATCAAAAAAAGAAATAGGCGTTATGCTTACTAAAGCAAATAGAAACTTTGATTTAGCTTCAGAATTTTTTCAAACTAGACAAGAAAAATTAAGCTCAAAAATTGAAAGAAAAGAAGAAGAATTAAACCAATTAGATCAAGAAATAACAAAATATATAACTCAAATATTTAGAGAACACTTATCTGTAAAAGAGGGTGAAATAGGTTCTGCATTACTTGATATAACACGTGATATTGAAAGAATAGGAGATCACGCATTTGGAATAGTTAAAGATGTAAATTATCAAATAAAGAAATCTTTAATATTCTCAGATTATGCAAAATCTGAGGTTCTTGTGCTTAGTAAAATAACAAAAGAAATGTTATCATTAACTTATGAAGCATTAATTGAAAATGATAAAATCAAAGCTATTGAGGCCCTTGATTATCACAATAGAATTTATGAGTATGAGAAAAAAGTCAGAAAAAAACACATTTCAAGAATGAATGAAGGAGAATGTCAAATAACAGCTGGTTTATATTACGTTGATACTATAAGCCATTTCACAAGAATTTGTGATCATGCTAGAAATATTGTAGAAAAAGTAATTAACGATCAATTATAA
- a CDS encoding leucyl aminopeptidase, whose product MKINLNGKGGLYVHLVFETENVTCDIFNHLKENKLYSAKLNELYVNTYEKAIFLGLGKKEEFTLDKARDAFFLLAKELMAKKITEVEMEIPKFDGLCVKKTASAIAEGLMQAEYKFDRFMSDKEEKVELTVNYISTADPSKHHKVQEGINEAKILIDSIFITRDLVNLPSNYIYPETLAKHAVDILSPLGVKVSVYDKKQIEEMGLLSFLSVGKGSDNDPRLIVMEYNGDSQSDEKLGLVGKGITYDSGGYSLKPSDGMKTMFCDMGGAATVIGSIRAIAQGKLKANVVGVVAACENAVSGHAYKPGDIIGSLSGKSIEVDNTDAEGRLTLADAVYYTASVMKATRIIDLATLTGACLIALGEVYTGSVTNNQMFFDEVKAASVEAGEKIWQLPIDPLFAKQNKSRVADIKNTGGRLAGTITAGMFVGEFVNNLPWVHLDIAGTAFLSKPYSYLPEGATGIHVKTLYKLVEKTYSTCQL is encoded by the coding sequence ATGAAAATTAATTTAAATGGTAAAGGCGGACTTTACGTTCACTTAGTATTTGAAACTGAAAATGTTACTTGTGATATTTTCAATCACTTAAAAGAAAATAAACTTTATAGTGCTAAATTAAATGAATTATATGTAAACACTTATGAAAAAGCTATATTTTTAGGTTTAGGAAAAAAAGAAGAATTTACTTTGGATAAAGCTCGTGATGCATTTTTCTTATTAGCAAAAGAATTAATGGCAAAAAAAATAACTGAAGTTGAAATGGAAATACCTAAATTTGACGGTTTATGTGTTAAGAAAACAGCAAGTGCAATTGCAGAAGGACTTATGCAAGCTGAATATAAATTTGATAGATTTATGTCAGATAAAGAGGAAAAAGTTGAACTTACAGTAAACTATATTTCTACTGCTGATCCTTCAAAACACCATAAGGTTCAAGAAGGTATTAATGAAGCAAAAATCTTAATTGATTCAATATTTATCACAAGAGATCTAGTAAACTTACCATCAAATTATATATATCCTGAAACACTTGCAAAACATGCAGTTGACATACTTAGCCCTTTAGGAGTTAAAGTTAGTGTTTACGATAAAAAACAAATTGAAGAAATGGGATTACTTTCATTCTTATCAGTTGGTAAAGGTTCAGATAATGACCCTAGACTTATAGTTATGGAATATAACGGAGATAGTCAAAGTGATGAAAAACTTGGATTAGTTGGTAAAGGTATAACTTATGATTCAGGCGGTTATTCATTAAAACCTAGTGATGGTATGAAAACTATGTTCTGTGATATGGGAGGAGCTGCAACTGTTATAGGTTCAATACGTGCAATAGCACAAGGAAAACTGAAAGCTAACGTAGTTGGTGTTGTTGCTGCTTGTGAAAATGCAGTTTCAGGTCATGCTTATAAACCAGGAGATATAATAGGATCATTATCAGGTAAATCAATAGAAGTTGATAACACAGATGCTGAAGGAAGATTAACTCTTGCTGATGCCGTTTACTATACTGCTTCTGTTATGAAAGCAACAAGAATTATAGATCTTGCTACACTAACAGGTGCTTGCTTAATTGCTTTAGGTGAAGTTTATACAGGTAGTGTTACTAACAATCAAATGTTCTTTGATGAAGTAAAAGCTGCTTCTGTTGAAGCTGGAGAAAAAATATGGCAATTACCTATTGATCCATTATTTGCTAAACAAAACAAATCAAGAGTTGCAGATATAAAAAATACTGGTGGAAGACTTGCAGGTACTATAACTGCCGGAATGTTTGTTGGTGAATTCGTAAATAACTTACCTTGGGTTCATTTAGATATAGCAGGTACTGCATTCTTATCAAAACCATATAGTTATTTACCTGAAGGTGCAACAGGAATACATGTTAAAACATTATATAAATTAGTTGAAAAAACATATTCAACTTGTCAATTATAG
- a CDS encoding DUF6162 family protein, which produces MIFIKNEIIEPASSKKENMAILSIIILLILFAGILLKFTITKKESKKIENTQILSTSLNTTENTIFTELQIFGSDFQSIMEEFKEAPTPEFLDKEQAYPPFVKDASWEAKGEHKWYMFFSPKTNEIYYLGISLHRYVAGDFAIIINVKTNKSIIKYSKDEIKNITGKENVREISEKVKLMKEIIAYTGEDLINDAKGK; this is translated from the coding sequence GTGATTTTTATTAAAAATGAAATTATAGAACCAGCAAGTTCTAAAAAAGAGAATATGGCTATTTTAAGTATAATAATACTGTTAATATTATTTGCAGGAATACTTTTAAAATTTACAATTACTAAAAAGGAAAGTAAAAAAATAGAAAATACACAAATATTAAGTACAAGTTTGAATACTACTGAAAATACTATTTTTACTGAATTACAAATATTTGGCTCGGATTTTCAATCTATAATGGAAGAGTTCAAAGAGGCACCTACACCTGAATTTTTAGATAAAGAACAAGCATATCCACCATTTGTTAAAGATGCTTCATGGGAAGCAAAGGGAGAACATAAATGGTATATGTTTTTTAGTCCTAAAACTAATGAAATTTATTATTTAGGCATTAGTTTACATCGTTATGTTGCAGGAGATTTTGCAATAATTATTAATGTTAAAACAAACAAGTCAATTATTAAATATTCAAAAGATGAAATAAAAAATATAACAGGAAAAGAAAATGTTAGGGAAATATCTGAAAAAGTAAAGCTTATGAAAGAAATTATAGCTTACACTGGTGAAGATTTAATAAATGATGCGAAAGGAAAATAA
- the pth gene encoding aminoacyl-tRNA hydrolase: protein MKLIVGLGNPGEKYKKTRHNIGFIFLDEIVSSLNLGNNFKNDFNSEYIKTDNAFYQKPLTYMNDSGLAIASLMKYYKLKIEDVYVIYDDMDLEVGQIRIRKQGSSGGHNGIKSIISHCGKDFVRIRIGIGSKKNNAINHVLGNFTTDEMNILNEKKKYIVDLIKDVLNGTTTEKIMSKYNNK, encoded by the coding sequence ATGAAATTAATTGTAGGTCTTGGTAATCCCGGAGAAAAATACAAAAAAACAAGACATAATATCGGTTTTATATTCCTAGATGAAATTGTGTCTTCACTAAATTTAGGAAACAATTTTAAAAATGATTTTAATTCAGAATATATTAAAACGGATAATGCTTTTTATCAAAAACCTTTAACATATATGAATGATAGTGGTTTAGCAATAGCATCGCTTATGAAATATTATAAATTAAAAATAGAAGATGTTTATGTCATATACGATGATATGGATTTAGAAGTAGGTCAAATAAGAATTAGAAAACAGGGCAGTTCCGGTGGACATAACGGAATAAAATCAATAATATCTCATTGCGGAAAAGATTTTGTTAGAATTAGAATAGGTATAGGCTCAAAAAAAAATAATGCAATAAATCATGTATTGGGCAACTTTACCACTGATGAAATGAATATTTTAAATGAAAAGAAAAAATATATCGTTGATTTAATAAAAGATGTATTAAATGGTACAACTACGGAAAAAATAATGTCAAAATACAACAATAAATAG
- a CDS encoding putative ABC transporter permease, protein MFEYIWYFIIYSFLGWCIEVIYQALTHKKFINRGFLNGAYCPIYGFGAVFVIYLLKGTVNNPIILYALAVVITSIIEYITGFVLKKIFGLLWWDYTNEHFNLSGYICLKFSLLWGIAALILMYVIHPKTIFLVNFFNNKIGNILLIMLILVVFFDFLISILKLFSLKKDRKKLEKLSKKFRVVSDEIGKNLADITIQYEKKYKRLMKSYPKLKDIFKNFK, encoded by the coding sequence ATGTTTGAATATATATGGTATTTTATTATTTACTCATTCTTAGGTTGGTGCATTGAAGTTATTTATCAGGCACTTACGCACAAAAAATTTATTAACCGAGGCTTTTTAAATGGAGCATATTGCCCAATTTATGGTTTTGGTGCTGTTTTTGTTATTTATCTTTTAAAAGGTACAGTAAACAATCCAATTATTTTATATGCTTTAGCTGTTGTAATAACATCTATAATTGAGTATATTACAGGTTTTGTACTAAAGAAAATATTTGGATTATTATGGTGGGATTATACAAATGAACATTTTAATTTAAGTGGTTATATTTGTTTAAAATTTTCATTATTATGGGGAATTGCTGCCCTTATATTAATGTATGTTATTCACCCTAAAACTATATTTTTAGTCAATTTTTTTAATAATAAAATAGGTAATATCCTACTAATAATGTTAATTTTAGTTGTATTTTTTGACTTTCTAATCTCAATACTTAAATTATTCAGTCTAAAAAAAGACAGAAAAAAACTTGAAAAATTAAGTAAAAAATTTAGAGTAGTCTCTGACGAAATAGGTAAAAATTTAGCAGACATTACTATACAGTATGAAAAGAAATATAAAAGGCTTATGAAATCATATCCTAAATTAAAGGATATTTTTAAAAATTTTAAATAG
- a CDS encoding L-serine ammonia-lyase, iron-sulfur-dependent, subunit alpha → MESLKEVFKIGCGPSSSHTMGPERAARQFKNMYPNASKYRVELYGSLAATGKGHMTDWIIIKTLKPKHTDILWNHLYVHPYHTNYLKFVAIDENDNDFASWEVFSIGGGSIREMKDGIVMAPKEKDPYELFKLKDIISWCNENNKKLWEYVEYYEDSDIWDYLESIYNAMYNCIKRGIQKDGLLPAKLRYARKAKTMYEQSLIAPASLSLTKKVFSYALATSEENASAGEVVTAPTCGACGVIPAVLISMVEEFNIKKQEALRGLAIAGLIGALIKKNATVSGAEGGCQAEIGSACSMASAMATYLLGGNLDQIEYAAESGMEHALGMTCDPIGGYVIVPCIERNAVFAVKALNTANYVLSVGSDHLISFDDVIITMAETGKDLCPAYRETSEGGLAKYYDKLLQKQKELGLFGGTPLD, encoded by the coding sequence ATGGAAAGTTTAAAAGAAGTTTTTAAAATTGGTTGCGGTCCTTCAAGTTCCCACACCATGGGGCCTGAAAGAGCTGCCAGACAATTTAAGAATATGTATCCTAATGCTTCTAAGTATCGTGTAGAATTATACGGTAGTCTTGCTGCAACAGGAAAAGGACATATGACAGATTGGATAATTATAAAAACACTAAAACCTAAACATACCGACATTTTATGGAATCATTTATATGTCCACCCTTATCATACAAATTATCTTAAGTTTGTAGCTATTGATGAAAACGATAATGACTTTGCATCTTGGGAAGTTTTTTCAATCGGTGGCGGAAGTATAAGGGAAATGAAAGATGGAATTGTAATGGCTCCAAAAGAAAAAGATCCTTACGAACTATTTAAATTAAAAGATATTATATCTTGGTGTAATGAAAATAATAAAAAACTTTGGGAATACGTTGAATACTATGAAGATTCTGATATTTGGGACTATTTGGAAAGTATATACAACGCTATGTATAACTGCATTAAAAGAGGTATTCAAAAAGACGGACTTCTTCCTGCAAAATTAAGATATGCTAGAAAAGCTAAAACCATGTACGAACAATCTTTAATAGCTCCTGCATCTTTAAGTTTAACAAAAAAAGTTTTTTCATATGCACTTGCAACTTCTGAAGAAAATGCGAGTGCTGGAGAAGTGGTTACTGCTCCTACTTGTGGAGCCTGTGGAGTAATTCCTGCTGTTTTAATAAGTATGGTTGAAGAATTTAATATTAAAAAACAAGAGGCTTTAAGAGGTCTTGCTATAGCCGGATTAATAGGTGCATTAATTAAAAAAAATGCAACAGTTTCAGGAGCTGAAGGCGGTTGCCAAGCTGAAATAGGATCTGCTTGTTCCATGGCTTCAGCTATGGCCACCTATCTTTTAGGTGGTAACTTAGATCAAATTGAATATGCTGCTGAAAGTGGTATGGAACATGCCTTAGGTATGACTTGTGATCCTATTGGCGGGTATGTTATAGTTCCTTGCATTGAAAGAAATGCAGTTTTTGCTGTAAAAGCTTTAAATACAGCAAATTATGTTCTATCAGTCGGTTCAGATCATTTAATTAGTTTTGATGATGTAATAATAACTATGGCAGAAACAGGAAAAGATTTATGTCCTGCTTATAGAGAAACTTCTGAAGGCGGACTTGCAAAATATTATGATAAATTACTTCAAAAGCAAAAAGAATTAGGCCTATTTGGAGGAACTCCTCTAGATTAA
- a CDS encoding toxin-antitoxin system YwqK family antitoxin: MTFFDISGNAVLNGEYKEIKKEKDENIFLSISSYVNGILSGQSRKFDRSGILTAIITYENGIEIEKRENVNSSGYVEYIEDEVTQKRQEGKYIIYTEDEVKIIEYKNNKLQGEYYTYVIDKNNDKAILTTMGTYDNGYLYGIQTYFNSLGKAVLIETYEKYTNIPTKATWFEYYPGTESLRSEKNYIGSKINGTVTYYYENGKIKEQLNYKNGLLHGEATKYDENGAKTEYKYEFGSRVLTTTPDVL, translated from the coding sequence ATGACTTTTTTTGATATTTCAGGTAATGCTGTGCTAAATGGAGAATATAAAGAAATAAAAAAAGAAAAAGATGAAAATATATTTTTAAGTATATCTTCTTATGTAAATGGAATTTTATCGGGTCAAAGTAGAAAATTTGATAGAAGTGGAATACTTACAGCGATAATTACATATGAAAATGGTATTGAAATTGAAAAAAGAGAAAATGTTAATTCAAGTGGGTATGTTGAATATATAGAAGATGAAGTTACACAAAAAAGACAAGAAGGTAAGTATATAATTTACACAGAAGATGAAGTGAAAATAATAGAATACAAAAATAATAAGTTACAAGGTGAATATTATACTTATGTAATAGATAAAAATAATGATAAAGCAATACTTACAACAATGGGAACATATGATAACGGATACTTATATGGTATACAAACATATTTCAACTCTTTAGGTAAGGCTGTATTAATTGAAACTTATGAAAAGTATACAAATATTCCTACAAAAGCAACTTGGTTTGAATACTATCCCGGAACAGAGTCATTAAGATCTGAAAAAAATTATATAGGTAGCAAAATAAATGGAACAGTTACATATTATTATGAAAATGGTAAAATAAAGGAACAGTTAAATTATAAAAATGGGTTATTACATGGAGAAGCAACTAAATATGACGAAAATGGTGCTAAGACAGAGTACAAGTATGAATTCGGTTCTCGTGTATTAACTACGACACCAGATGTGTTATAA
- a CDS encoding metal ABC transporter ATP-binding protein, whose translation MVNGVQIKICNLFLELGSTKILENINMTIKKGEIHCLIGPNGGGKTSLLRCLLGQVPYEGVIHLEYEDTKIFGYVPQVLEFERTLPITVEDFLAICYQKKPCFLGVSKDKRKYINEILDEVGLLDKRKRLLGNLSGGELQRLLLAQAINPRPNLLILDEPFTGIDSIGEQYFLNVIKKLKQEGITILWIHHNIKQVKEMADTVTCIKKSIQFTGDPATELTDEKILSIYV comes from the coding sequence ATGGTAAATGGAGTTCAGATAAAAATATGTAACTTGTTTTTAGAACTGGGAAGCACAAAAATATTAGAAAATATAAATATGACTATAAAAAAAGGTGAAATACATTGTTTAATAGGTCCTAACGGTGGAGGAAAAACTTCGCTTTTAAGATGTTTATTAGGACAAGTACCTTATGAAGGAGTCATACATCTTGAGTATGAAGATACTAAGATATTTGGATATGTTCCACAAGTACTAGAGTTTGAAAGAACTTTACCTATAACAGTTGAGGATTTTTTAGCAATATGTTATCAAAAGAAACCTTGTTTTCTTGGTGTTTCAAAAGATAAAAGAAAATATATAAATGAAATTTTAGATGAAGTCGGTTTACTTGATAAAAGAAAAAGACTTTTAGGAAATTTATCAGGTGGAGAGTTACAAAGATTATTGCTTGCACAAGCAATAAACCCAAGACCTAATTTATTAATACTTGATGAACCGTTTACAGGAATTGACAGTATTGGAGAGCAATATTTCTTAAATGTAATAAAAAAATTAAAACAGGAAGGTATAACTATACTTTGGATACATCATAATATTAAACAGGTGAAAGAAATGGCTGATACGGTAACTTGTATAAAAAAATCAATTCAGTTTACAGGAGACCCTGCAACTGAATTAACAGATGAAAAAATATTAAGCATATATGTTTAA